The Fusarium fujikuroi IMI 58289 draft genome, chromosome FFUJ_chr01 sequence CGAGAATCTGTTTAATGCGAACCTGTGATTTGTGTCTGACATGGGCTTCGAAGTCACCGGTCTCTAGAGCAAAGCATCTGGAAAAGGAGAATTCACAAAAAGGCGTTGCAAATACCAAGATCATACTTGAAATAGAAAGGGAAAATGTATGGAAAATAGGATATACTGATTCTTCCTCACAGTCGTTGCAAACGGCGTGCCTGCGGTCCGTTGTTGAAAATACATGTACCCAAATCGCTGTTGGTCCTCGCTCCCCTCCTCATTGCACATGCGTatgtccttgttcttcgcCCGCTTCATAACGTAAATGCCGGGTTACAAAATGTCCTCCTCATAACGTTGAACCATCATTCTTCTAGCATGTTTTTGTCTCACCATAGGTTGCTTTCCTTTGATATATCCCCTTCGCAGATTTCTAAATAACTCAGACACATCGTCACCATTCTGGTTCTACCTCTTTGGCGCAGGCGCACTCCAAAGTCCCTTGGATGTCTCGATGACCCTATTTCCGCTGTTTCCAGGCTGCAATGAAGAGGGGACATTGGATGCTGATGTGTTGCCCATAACGACGTCCGTCTCTGTCTGGGTTCCATATCCACTATCCTTAGGTTGGTTGCTGCCCATTGAGATGGCACTATCTCCCTTCTTGTTGGTAGGCGGCTGCTGTCGCGCAGCGCCACGGCTGGGTTCCTTTGAACGAgctccatccatcatcccaCTTTGAGCCTCACGCAGCTTATTGATAGCACGAACAGTATCAATGGCTGCATGTAGAGTCCGGCGAGCGTTGAAGTTCTTCTTGATATTAGGCAGAAGGTTCTGGCTCTCTCCCTCGGCATTGATAAAGCCGGCGACGAATGGATGCTGGAGAGCCTCATGGGCAGTGATACGCTTAGTAGAATCGATAGTCAGGCAGCGCTGGATGAAGTCCTTGGCGTGGCTGGAAACGCCGCGCCAGTATTCAATAGGTGTGAAACTATAATCTGCGTTGAGAATGGCCTGCATCTCCTCAAAGTCAGAGTCGCGATCGAAAGGGGTATAACCGCAAAGCAAGAAGTAGGTGATGACCCCGAGAGCCCAGAGATCTACAGGCTTGCCATGACCTGTCTTCTTGAAAATCTCGGGAGCCATGTATCCGGGAGTACCACAGGTCGTAGTCAGAACGTGGAACTGTTCCTCATCCATAATTCGTGAAAGTCCAAAGTCTGCAATAAGCAAGTCTGCGTTGTCCTCGGGGGTTCGGAAGAGTAGATTTTCAGGCTTCAAGTCGCGATGGACGATACCATGGTCATGAAGGTAAGCGACAGCTGACAATGTGGCGCGAACCAAATCGGCAGCATCTGACTCAAAATAGGATCCTTTTCGGCAGATCCGATCGAAAAGCTCACCTCCTAGTGCAAGATCGGTGACGAGGTAGAGATTGTTCATGGTCTCGAAATAGTCGACAAGAGTAAGGATATTTTGGTGGCCCATGGAGACCTTCTTGAGCACGGCGATTTCGTTGCGAACCTATCATTGCGCATGGCGTATTAGAAAAGGAAAACGGAACTGGAGTACCAGAGCACAATAAAGCAATCCTCACCATGTGTTCGCGACCAGCCATGAGCCGCTTGTTGATGACCTTGGCAGCATAGTAACGACCAGTGTCTATGTGGACACATTCTTTGACGACGGAGTATGAGCCAGCTCCCAGTGTCTTGCCAACCTTGTATCTACAAGGCTGGActtgaggctgttggcgGGCTGCAGAGTCCATTGTGAGAATATGGCGTAGGAGTTGGGAGAAGTCGAGGCGGAGAGGTGATAAGAAGATCGCGATGCCCCGCAGAGCGTACAGGTGCGAAACAGAGGGGGGTGACTGTCTCGCGGCGTCTGGGTGAAGTATGAAATATAATAGAACTGTCTGGTTCGGAGAATCGGGtgcctgttgttgaaggGAGAAACACAGAAATCGAGAACAACTGAGCTGAAGAGAGTAGATATCAGCAGTCgagatggcgatgctgaTGGGCTGAAGTGAAGGGGTTCGGTTGGGTTGGTCAGAAGGGTCGGGGCTAaagaggtggtggtggtgggtgGGGTTGTGTCAGACAAAGTCTAGCTGAAATATGGACGGGATGGGTGAGAGAATGACAATGGACAATAAATGCTCAAGGCGTTTTCGTTCTGGACCCTTAATGATAGGTACGAGAAGAATTGGTGCCCGGCCGTGATTACAAGTATGAATGCCAGGCCATCAAATGCCTATCCGTATCCCTTCTCAGTGGTGAGCTGCTTCATATTCACAGGGCTAGGTACCGTGCATAAAAGGAGGTAGGGCAGTCAACGACCCTTCCCAATCAATGGTGCGGAGTGACAATGACGATATTTCGCCTTTGAACACATCATAATTGGGGTTTCTATTCCGTGAGCTCACTGATGCTCTGTTCTTGTAGTGTCTCTTTTTAGTCGCTCTACTGACACCGAGGCGCAGTAGTCACCTACCTACCGAGAAACCTTGGATCATCTGCCGCAATTGTTCGCTTTCTAACTAAAACA is a genomic window containing:
- a CDS encoding probable calmodulin-dependent protein kinase — encoded protein: MDSAARQQPQVQPCRYKVGKTLGAGSYSVVKECVHIDTGRYYAAKVINKRLMAGREHMVRNEIAVLKKVSMGHQNILTLVDYFETMNNLYLVTDLALGGELFDRICRKGSYFESDAADLVRATLSAVAYLHDHGIVHRDLKPENLLFRTPEDNADLLIADFGLSRIMDEEQFHVLTTTCGTPGYMAPEIFKKTGHGKPVDLWALGVITYFLLCGYTPFDRDSDFEEMQAILNADYSFTPIEYWRGVSSHAKDFIQRCLTIDSTKRITAHEALQHPFVAGFINAEGESQNLLPNIKKNFNARRTLHAAIDTVRAINKLREAQSGMMDGARSKEPSRGAARQQPPTNKKGDSAISMGSNQPKDSGYGTQTETDVVMGNTSASNVPSSLQPGNSGNRVIETSKGLWSAPAPKR